The Alnus glutinosa chromosome 3, dhAlnGlut1.1, whole genome shotgun sequence nucleotide sequence CCATATACACCAGGCTCCAAAATGGGTGGTTCAGGAAGTGCTACTGATCGACCAAAAAAACGCCATAAAGCGACCAATGGACTTGCAAGCATCCCTTTTGATCAAGACCGCTGCAGCCATGAGATTGCTAAGATGGTCATTCTGCATGACTATCCCCTTCACATTGTGGAACATTCCGGTTTCATTGACTTTGCCCGGACTCTTCAACCTCAGTTCAATACTATGAGCTTCAATACTGTTGAAGGGGATTGTGTGGCTATGTACATGAGGGAGAAACAAAGCCTCCTGGATCTTATAAGTGGAATTCCTGGTCATGTCAGCCTCACATTGGATTTATGGACATCAAATCAATCTTTAGGATATATTGTCCTAACAGGTTATTTTATTGATGGCGATTGGAATCTACAGCGTCGGATACTTAATGTGGTTATGGTACCTTCGCCTGAATCAGATTATGCTTTCAATCTAGCTGTTGTGGCTTCCCTATCTGATTGGCATTTGGAGGGTCGGCTGTTTGCCCTCACAGTTGATCAATCCTTAACAAATGAAACTTCAACTGGACATCTAAGAGGTCTTCTTTCTGTCAGGAACCCTCTCATGCTCAATGGTCAGTTGTTAATAGGGAATTGCTATGCTCGTGTTCTTAGTCGTCTTGCACAAGATGCACTAGGGGTGATGATGGAGACAATCCAAAAAATTCGTGACAGTGTCAAGTATGTGAATGCTTCAGAGTCGCACAAAGAGAAGTTTATTGATCTGAAGCAACAACTTCAAGTCCCTAGCTCGAAGGACCTTGTAGTTGATGACCAAACTAAATGGAACACAACTTATCATATGCTAGTAGCTGCCTGTGAGTTAAGGGAAGTCTTTAATTGCTTGGATACCTATGATCCTGATTACAAGATATCTCCCTCAATGGATGAATGGAAGGAGGTAGAAAGTCTCTGCACATACTTGAGGAATTTGTTCGATGCGGCTAACATTTTAACTCACCCAAGGTACCCATCTACCAACACATTCTTTCCGGAAGTGTCGAAAATTCAGATAGAGCTGACACATGGAGCCATGAGCCAGGATCCATTTGTCAGCAACTTGATCAAACCATTGCAAGAAAAGTTTGATAAATATTGGAAAGATTGCTATCTGGTTTTAGCAATAGCTGTAGTTTTGGATCCAAGGTTTAAAATGAAACTTGTGGAGTTCACCTTCTCCAAGATCTACGGTGAGGATGCTGAATCATGGATTAGGGCTGTTGACGATAGTGTTCATGAACTCTTTCTAGAATACATCGCACGAGCACATCCTCTTCCGGCACTTGAAGAAGGTAATGAGGAGGGTATGACCAAAATAGAGACGCCACAGGAAGGATCTCAAGAAGGAACCCTTGTTTCTAGTGTGGATGGGCTTTTGGATTTTGAAGTCTATATCAATGAGATTACGAGTAGCCAGCACATGAAGTCAGAACTAGATCAGTATCTGGAAGAGTCTCTTTTGCCTCGGGAAAAAGAGTTTGACATTTTATGTTGGTGGAAACTAAATAAACAGAAGTACCCAACTCTATCAAAGATGGCTTCTGATGTTTTGACGATACCGGTATGTACTGTTGCTCCCGACTCCGTGTTTGACACGGAACCCAGAAAGATGGATAGCTACAGGAGTTTGTTGCATCCTGTGACACTTGAGGCTCTTGTTTGTACTAAAGATTGGTTTCAATGtggatcatcatcatcatcatcgtcgTCGACATCATATAGTCAGGTTTCTAATGCAATTATGAAAATGGAATTCTAGGTCTAGGCCCCATTTTCGGCTCGTAGGTAGATTTCcttgctttttttcttcttctttttttcgtGGTATTTTAGGTTTTCAACAGTGATTCATCTCTCATGATATATCTACAGTTGAGGATTGTGTGGTGTAACTTTAGGTATTGTTTGTAGGGTTCTTTTAATTAAGTGAATTACCTTACCTTACCTGCGAGGTCTCTCTTTCGTATCCTCATTGACTACCACATTTGTTGCTGACCTTGCTTCATGCTTCATTAGATTTATTttccaaatatttatttttgacttttatCTTGAAATGATCGAGAGGCTGTTTGTATAACCATGCgtgccctatatatatatatatatatatatatatatatatatatatatatatatatatataactagtcTCTTGCTTGAAATGATGATTGATGGGCTGTTCGTTGCGTGCATATCGCTATGTTCCCCATTTCCCTTGTCATTATGTATGAAAACACCGTTTCGTGAAGATGGATCGGTGGAAATGGTGGGATTAATCATTAATCTACGGTTACTTGGCAACAATGATAACAGGCAAATGTTATTTGGCCTTCTTTTCGGGAGTCCCTCTTATTGGGAGCTCTTCTCCTTTTCACAAGCTTTCTTTAGTATCTTAAGCATTTGTTGTTATCTATCGTTGACATTCCgcttaaaatttagggaaaaatcCTTCGGTGGTTCCTAAGGTATGACTTTTGATCAAATTACTAAGTTTTAAAAGATATGAATTTACTCTGTTTAAAAGTTAGaaccattataaaataaatcatttcatcCATTTTCTATTGAATTTTTAGTGGTGTTGTCATGTCATATTCAATCAAAAGTCCATATGTGtcctttataataaaaaaatctagagaataataaagaaaagtataaaaagaaaaacaataaataagtatataaaaaaaaaagtaaatgatttTGGCCAACCCTTGGCCGGCCACCCTTTTTGGCCTATGGTTGGATCAACcctagaaaaattattttttatttttaatattttttataatttataacttataatttctcattttatatatatatatatatataggatacgTGCTATCTTTTGATTGGGTATGATGTGGTAATACTGTTAGAAATTTTATATAAGGTCGAGACTACTTGATAAAGGCCTTAGGGAATAAATTGATCATTTTTAAACCTTATGaagtaatttgataaaaaaaaaaacaaaaatgatacATGAAGAACCATTGGagcatttttccctaaaaattatTCAACACATTCAAATGCTCAGTAAATTTATGATAATTTTGTTCAATTGTTTTTCGGAAACTGGAGATAAAAAGGCAATATTaattctaataaataaataaataaatatgaaaaagacataaaaatagagaaatttcaCTTACTCCtaatctttcattatttttgcaattaCATCCTtatactttaaaaagtgttaatgagaaaatcataaaaaacaataaaaaataattaaaaaaaaaacaataaaaaaaattatactttaaaaagtgttaatgagaaaatcataaaaaataataaaaataattaaaaaaaaaaccaaatgagaaaatcataaaaaacaataaaaaaaaacaagaagcatATGAACCCATACTTgaatctttgcattttttttcttcttcttagaaagggtttttttttgttgttgaaatttTGACCTCTTCAGTTAGAATTTCAAAAAGTTACTACTGAGATGTttgggaacaaaaaaaaatattgattctATTTGCTAcagtgttggttttttttttttttttttgaaatccgGATTCTTGAATAAAATCCTGTTTTACCCGAATTCACCTACCATTTTTATTGAACAAAATCCGAATTTCAACGTTGGGGCAAACGCGTGATGTATAATAATCCCGTACAGTTCAATAACTGACAGCTTGCGcttgcttttgcttttgctcATGCCACGTGACAGGCAACCTGTAGAAGCAACTAATGACAGTTTGCTTTTGCTCAGTTCAATAGAAAAtcggaaaaaagaagaaggaaatgcCCGAAAAGTCAGAAAATAATCAAGAAGGGCtgaactaacaaaaaaaaaaaaaaaagtgaaaaaatcataacaaatcCGTATTTATCttagattaaaaaaacaaattaatttatattaaatattaataaattagtcatatttataattattaagcaataattatttcaatcattattccacactaattttcataactcCAATTATTCTACACAACTTTTTATACTTCTAatcattttttaccataattttccgtaaaaaaataatctcatacAACTCTCacctaaacataatttcaaatataatttaaattttaacaatcacctaaatatattttattttccttaaaatttgcacaccaaataataattaaattcttattttaaaaatcaaacatccaaGTGTATCATacagtttttttatttctccttTGGAAAGTTGGGAGGATCAAGATCCTGGCAATGTGTAGAAAATTGCCATGCTAGCAATAGCAACAATCTGAGCCGTCTGCTGCAGTAAACagtcaaaaaaaagaaaaaagaaaaaaaaaagccacaaaTTTAGGCCATGTCATCGATCTGCGTCAGGCTTAGAATTTGAAACCTAGACTAAAACACAACATTGCAACAAACCAGCCCGCACTCTTCAATCTGCTCAGTTCCACGGTAACGGCACAACAGATTTGGAGGCCATCGACGACCGAAAAAATGTGGTTGTTGCTGTGGAGGTAAGGTTTTCTACGGTATCCATATTATCCATGGTCATGAGGCTAAGGAGCTGCCAGTCCCAAATCTAGACTCGCCTGGAGCGGTGTGGGTGGGGGATATGAAGCAGCCGGATTTGTACTCGCCTGGACGTTCTTCTCTTCTCCAGCTTAGCCTCTCTTCATGGTCGTTTCATCCTCATCTCAACCAACCACAAACCCTCAggtctctctttttttcctggaagaattttttttcctagtgTACACTTTGGCCTTTGCTTGGTCACTGGGAAAAGGGAAGGCGTCAGTGAAGTCGGTGAATggcttgcaaaaaaaaaatgatgcaaccttttttttttcttggcgtATCCTTTGCTTGGGTACTGAGAAAAATAGAATGTGTCTGTGAAGTTGGCGATTGGCCTGCAAAAACATGATGAAGTCTTATGTTTTTCACGTTTTCTGCTTGCAGGACCTGTAATTCTCTACCATCGTAGATGTGGGTTTTTGCAGAATTCTGCGATTGGCTGGGATTTGAGATTTCGGTTTGTTGAATTCGCTAGGCTTATGTTTGATAGAATGCCAAAGCAAGGCTCGATTAGGTAGTTTTGCTGTTGCTAGCGGAGGAGAGGAATATGATTTCTTGGAATTCAATGATTAGTGGGAAAGCACAATCTAAAGATAATTAGCTTAATGTTGCATGggattttttttgggaaaatgcTTGCTATAACTTCTCTTGGAACACAATGTTATACTTAATGATGAATAGGTTGAATATTAGCTAAATTTAACAACCTAATCATCGTGAAGTCTTGCATACCCCTAGCCTAATCAATCGTATAAACCTTTCAATGGCCCATGAAGCATTGATGGATGTAAAAACCTTTCCCATGGAGAATTGGCCAACgcagtaactttttttttcacgGCCAAAAACTCCATGATAATGATGTTTTTGGTTGAGAAAATAACATTAAATCATAGCTTAATAAACTGGAGTAATAACAATTGTTCATAAGTAAGccgatttttttctttaaaaaaaaattttaagaatgGGCTTTAGTTTGATTCTGGAATTTTTGTCCAGAATGTTTTTAAAAGGTATGCGATCCATTTTTCCCAAGTTTTAGGCCTTAATTATGTTATAGGTTTAATAGGCCCAATTAAGCTAAGTGTTATAGTTATGTTTAcgctaattaattaagttttaggTCTTAAACCCACAGACCCACAGACCCACAAACCCTCTGATACGAACTTGAATATCAAGTTCGTAATGGAATAATTTGAGTAGGTTCTTATATGAAATATGAACCTCCTTCAAACCAAGGGTTTATGATGTAGGGTtacatctctttctcttttacctttatcttattattttgtGTTATATTTATCTTAGAGGAATATTATTAAGTagaacaatatttaaataagaagTCTTATTTCTTACCTTAAGAGTAGACGGTTAGTAAGTAGATTTAGGTCTCTAGTTACAGCTACGTGCAGAATTACAGTTCTACGTAAGCTGtattatctttttgtttatttaaggAAAAAGCAAATAATATAAAGTGAAGTTGAATTATTGTTTGATAAATAGAGTTTATTGTGTTTTGGGAGTTCCTGACTTACTCGAAACAGCTAGCCTATCTATTTCTTGTGTTCTTTCTCAATTGGTTCACATCAGTTTAAGAATAAAATTCTCTCTATATGGACTTGCAACCATCTAAAATCCTAATGTAAAACAAACTCAAGACTCCTACCACAATTGAAACTGAAAGGGCTGCTACCACAACTGACAGATAACTTTTACAATTGAAAGACCCAACTAAAATACTACTACAATCATTCATAGGACTGTAACACCCTCATCCATAACGGGTCAGTGAATTTTGAGGACTTCTGCTACTACAGAGGAAAGTTCTGCTAGATTTCCATGGTTCATTGCTGGTCAAAGAGTTTGGAATAAAACCCATTTTATGTCAAACAAGTAACCAAGTTCCAGACAACTggaattttttaagtttgttaTGTTAGATGATTAAGAATTCCACTAACCTAAATCTAAAGGGAGAATGAAATCAAACGTTTGCAACTGATCAAACCCTGCAATTGTTAAGGTAAACCCATATCAACTCACGTTGACATTTCCTTCATATTTTACTGTCTTATGATCAAAGACTTAAATTAATCAGTATGTAACGGAAGTGATATTGACAAAAAACAAGCACTTGTGAATGCAAAATACTGTTGGTTAAGTACTACAAATGCATACAGAGCCCTGCAACTGTGAATGACAATTAGTTAATATCATAGTGACCATTTTACTACAAAGCCATAGAAACTAACCATTGATGGTgaactaacttttttttttttttttgataagtcattGATGGTGAACTAACTGGCCTTCAACTGGACCCTGGGTCAAGTACAGGAAGCCTGCAATGCAGACTGATTGATTTATCAGTCTGACGAGAACCGGGAATGAAGAATTGAAATATCACCGTCAAGCAAGCACCCTGTGGAGCAATCCCATAGAAAGCACAGTCTGGCTTCGCCAAGTGACACTGGAGGCTCTTAGCAAAGTGCTTCACACTCACTTGCACAGACTGAGCATCACCCCTCAAAATTGCTCTTGCTGACCGAGTCTGAGCACTCAGATTTCTATCTTCAGCTGGTGCATCCGCTTGCTCTCCTATGACC carries:
- the LOC133864050 gene encoding zinc finger BED domain-containing protein DAYSLEEPER-like; protein product: MEIDSPVNSIIPITPTDNYESLGSEAQPNKRRRKISVVWEHFTIETVGPGCTKACCKLCKKSFAYITGSKLAGTSHLKRHIALGICPVVRQRNQESPYTPGSKMGGSGSATDRPKKRHKATNGLASIPFDQDRCSHEIAKMVILHDYPLHIVEHSGFIDFARTLQPQFNTMSFNTVEGDCVAMYMREKQSLLDLISGIPGHVSLTLDLWTSNQSLGYIVLTGYFIDGDWNLQRRILNVVMVPSPESDYAFNLAVVASLSDWHLEGRLFALTVDQSLTNETSTGHLRGLLSVRNPLMLNGQLLIGNCYARVLSRLAQDALGVMMETIQKIRDSVKYVNASESHKEKFIDLKQQLQVPSSKDLVVDDQTKWNTTYHMLVAACELREVFNCLDTYDPDYKISPSMDEWKEVESLCTYLRNLFDAANILTHPRYPSTNTFFPEVSKIQIELTHGAMSQDPFVSNLIKPLQEKFDKYWKDCYLVLAIAVVLDPRFKMKLVEFTFSKIYGEDAESWIRAVDDSVHELFLEYIARAHPLPALEEGNEEGMTKIETPQEGSQEGTLVSSVDGLLDFEVYINEITSSQHMKSELDQYLEESLLPREKEFDILCWWKLNKQKYPTLSKMASDVLTIPVCTVAPDSVFDTEPRKMDSYRSLLHPVTLEALVCTKDWFQCGSSSSSSSSTSYSQVSNAIMKMEF